The following coding sequences lie in one Crassostrea angulata isolate pt1a10 chromosome 10, ASM2561291v2, whole genome shotgun sequence genomic window:
- the LOC128167662 gene encoding cytochrome b-c1 complex subunit 2, mitochondrial-like — protein MALNLSRSALRRLRGRHYGTLAPVTRTEDMKVLTLGNKVKVVALDNINTSSSIGQVSFYIKAGSRYETPYQQGVTHYLRATALNHAGPFSGFKLTKSIDLAGGNLSVQTTREHTIYTVEGPVYEMADFTKYLGAILTKPKYDTWYRESCEWRVIEDLAKYKVNNDQVAFEELHRAAYRYNLGNSVYCPESMVGSVNSAMLTYFLVDHFRGEDITVVGSGIEQGELEKFVEPLETLDEVYEEIMDLLEDPRGRTSFDYSGSEYAIAVPEREEVDIVDMEDIFKIPHLPAKYYGGELRIKNTSPDATFIFAKQGVSYNNERDLLASGILQMILGTGISMKYGSGGGSHKLSSAVCQATDRKCSATGININYSDSGLFGYAVRGTGYEMRAAVEAANKVFKETLSDIKSSDIEAAKNKLKSAYGYYAENDANLMYEIGTKGRALDLNALFQSIDQISQQDVAKFADKVKASPSTASSAGNIMNTPVLQELE, from the exons ATGGCTTTGAATTTAAGCAGATCAGCTCTCAGACGTTTGAGG GGAAGGCATTATGGAACTTTGGCACCTGTCACTCGCACTGAAGATATGAAA GTGTTGACCTTAGGAAATAAGGTCAAGGTGGTCGCACTTGACAACATTAATACAAGCTCATCCATCGGACAGGTGTCCTTCTATATAAAAGCTGGATCTAGATATGAGACCCCCTACCAACAAGGAGTCACCCACTATCTCAGGGCTACAGCCCTCAAT CATGCAGGTCCTTTCTCTGGTTTCAAACTCACCAAAAGCATTGATCTAGCTGGAGGAAATTTAAG TGTGCAGACCACAAGGGAACACACAATCTACACCGTAGAGGGACCAGTCTATGAAAT GGCTGACTTTACAAAATACTTGGGAGCCATCCTGACAAAGCCCAAATATGACACTTGGTACCGCGAGTCTTGTGAATGGCGAGTAATCGAAGACCTGGCAAAGTACAAAGTCAACAACGACCAAG TTGCCTTTGAAGAACTGCACCGTGCTGCCTACAGATACAACTTGGGGAACTCGGTGTACTGCCCAGAATCCATGGTTGGAAGTGTGAACAGTGCAATG TTAACTTATTTCCTTGTTGACCACTTCCGGGGTGAGGACATTACTGTTGTGGGGTCAGGCATTGAGCAGGGAGAGCTGGAGAAATTTGTGGAGCCCCTGGAGACTTTGGACGAGGTGTATGAAGAAATAATGGACCTACTGGAGGACCCCAGGGGACGAACATCATTTGATTACTCCGGATCAGAATACGCCATTGCTGTGCCGGAAAGGGAAGAGGTTGATATAGTGGATATGGAGGACATCTTTAAGATTCCACACCTGCCTGCTAAATACTATGGag gtGAATTGAGAATAAAGAATACGTCGCCAGATGCTACATTCATCTTTGCAAAACAAGGAGTTAG CTACAATAATGAGAGGGATCTTCTGGCATCTGGAATACTCCAGATGATACTGGGAACAGGGATCAGTATGAAGTACGGATCAGGGGGAGGCAGCCACAAGCTCTCCTCAGCAGTTTGTCAGGCTACCGACAGGAAGTGCTCA GCTACAGGTATCAACATTAACTACAGTGACTCCGGTTTGTTTGGGTATGCGGTCAGAGGGACTGGGTATGAAATGCGAGCA gCAGTGGAGGCAGCTAACAAAGTGTTTAAGGAGACGTTGTCAGACATTAAATCATCAGATATAGAGGCTGCTAA AAATAAACTGAAATCAGCTTATGGTTATTATGCTGAGAATGACGCTAACCTGATGTATGAAATAGGAACAAAGGGAAGAGCCCTGGATCTTAATGCTCTGTTCCAATCAATTGACCAGATCAGTCAGCAAGACGTAGCTAAG TTTGCAGATAAAGTTAAGGCATCACCCTCCACAGCCTCATCCGCTGGTAATATCATGAACACCCCTGTGTTACAGGAGCTGGAGTAA
- the LOC128165183 gene encoding fucolectin-6-like → MMVPSLIDCATLCARRSKCVSFFFNLLESLCQFDGKIYVSFDGGSAGFWSYYELEMTNVAAFKPVTMSSESNPPAHSPHYAVDDKVVKTIWAQECVHTKGELTPWVIIDLEATFDVEYVTLFNRIDEHGDRLRAISVYLGEVSGSFPVLCGGFDGPGEDAQVVHVVCNEPTSARFVKIQLSNSQTFFYPITLCEIRVLTFNA, encoded by the exons ATGATGGTACCAAGCTTGATTGATTGTGCCACGCTTTGCGCTAGAAGAAGCAAATGCGTCTCATTCTTCTTCAACCTTTTGGAGTCCCTCTGCCAGTTCGATGGGAAGATATATGTATCATTTGACGGGGGCAGCGCTGGTTTCTGGAGCTATTACG AACTGGAGATGACGAATGTGGCAGCCTTCAAACCAGTTACAATGAGCTCTGAGAGTAACCCTCCCGCCCACTCCCCACATTATGCCGTGGATGACAAAGTAGTAAAAACAATATGGGCGCAGGAGTGCGTGCACACAAAGGGTGAACTTACCCCGTGGGTGATCATTGACTTAGAAGCCACCTTCGATGTTGAATACGTCACACTTTTTAACAGAATCGATGAACATG GTGACCGCCTTCGTGCTATCTCCGTTTATCTGGGTGAAGTAAGTGGTTCATTTCCGGTCCTCTGTGGGGGATTTGATGGTCCCGGAGAAGATGCCCAGGTTGTTCATGTTGTATGTAATGAACCGACAAGTGCACGGTTTGTCAAAATTCAACTGAGCAATTcccaaacatttttttaccctATAACTTTATGTGAAATTCGAGTTTTAACGTTTAATGCATAG